The Phycisphaerae bacterium sequence GTCGCAATCGACGTACGCCACGGGGCGGCCAAGCTCCGCGGCGACCACTGCGAGATTCGTGGCGACCGTCGTCTTGCCGGTGCCGCCTTTGCCGCTTGCGACTGCAATTTTCACGGAAGCTGCCTTCTATCTGTCCGTCCGCCAGCCCCACTTCTGCTGGCCGGGCATTCCAATCGGCAGGGGTTCGGGTGTCAGGCTCCGCCGCAACCGCGACCGCGTCCACGCCCACGTCCGCCACCTTGCCCACGGCCACCGCCTTGCCCGCGGCCGCCACCGCCCTGGCCGCGGCCACGACCCATCCCGCGCCCCATGCCGCCGCCCTGGCCCATGCCGCCGCTTGGGCCCATGGCCGGCGGCGGACCAGGTGTGAAGGGCGCGCCCGGCGCAGGCACGGGACCCGGCGTTGGCGCGCTGCTCGCCCCCAGTCCGCTGTGGCCAGGCACGTTTGCCGTCGCTGTTGGCTTCAACTGGCCGGCCTTGAACTGCTCCACGACTTGGCGAACGGTTCCGGCGCAGCCCACCACTACGTCAATCCCGGCAGCACTCAGCGTCTGATGCGCATTGGGACCGCAATTGCCGGTCAGCACGCATTTCACACCGTGCTCGGCCAGCAGGCGCGCGGATTGAATCCCCGCACCTTGCCCGAGGGCCTGGTTCGTGTTGTCGAGCGCTTCGAAGCTCAGACTGTCCGTCTCCACAAGCAGGAAGAACGGGCAGCGGCCGAAACG is a genomic window containing:
- a CDS encoding NifB/NifX family molybdenum-iron cluster-binding protein, with the protein product MRIAVTAVEPQLDAAVDPRFGRCPFFLLVETDSLSFEALDNTNQALGQGAGIQSARLLAEHGVKCVLTGNCGPNAHQTLSAAGIDVVVGCAGTVRQVVEQFKAGQLKPTATANVPGHSGLGASSAPTPGPVPAPGAPFTPGPPPAMGPSGGMGQGGGMGRGMGRGRGQGGGGRGQGGGRGQGGGRGRGRGRGCGGA